In a genomic window of Pelodiscus sinensis isolate JC-2024 unplaced genomic scaffold, ASM4963464v1 ctg40, whole genome shotgun sequence:
- the LOC102460466 gene encoding uncharacterized protein LOC102460466 isoform X2, protein MAQAPVTFEDVAVYFSPEEWKELADWQKELYWAVMKENYELVTSLDDETVNARMEEKIREEDAEPLLPGKPLSLKLEENVSPSPVKAKTCLTRSRLQTAQRNSSGNTQESPASSTAPQKSQVAERPDALQERERGCLETSLLARARTHKRDRPFPCSECGKCFSQKGDLKIHLRIHTGERPYACTECGKRFTQRGYLKIHLRLHTGEKPFPCAECGKRFPSKGDLRMHQRKHSGERPFACAECGKSFTRKVDLRVHQRKHTGERPFTCPECGKSFTSKGYLKIHRGQHRGRRPFPCLECGKSFIAKGSLTAHQRVHTGATPFTCPECAKSFTTKGYLKIHRRLHTGETPYPCAECGKSFTTKGYLKIHQKIHADGTPFICSACGKSFATTRYLKMHQRSHAGETTFTCTECGESFAQKGYLRIHQRMHTGEGLFPCPDCGKSFTAKYLRIHRRMHTGERPFACAECGKRFTAEGSLKIHLKIHSPVLLSICAECGKSFSSLRYLKVHQKTHAREPAPLPGARGGGLPQGALARGPQKGPREMISFTCKDCGKSFCQKSNLLTHQKSHARERPGPTRTPCPGPAAAPPASVKLRPVDLARGVVRAGKDCLEPDPSPPVREFKPSFQFAPQACPLPLGVHLGAS, encoded by the coding sequence ATGATGAGACTGTGAATGCCAGAATGGAGGAGAAGATTCGGGAGGAGGATGCTGAGCCCCTGCTTCCAGGCAAGCCCCTTTCCCTGAAACTGGAAGAGAACGTTTCCCCGAGTCCGGTGAAGGCGAAGACCTGCCTGACTCGGAGCAGACTCCAGACCGCGCAGAGAAACTCTTCCGGCAACACACAagagagcccagcaagcagcacGGCTCCGCAGAAGTCCCAGGTGGCGGAGAGACCCGACGCCCTTCAGGAGCGCGAGCGAGGCTGCCTGGAGACCAGTCTCCTGGCTCGGGCGAGGACCCACAAGAGGGACCGGCCGTTTCCCTGCAGCGAGTGCGGGAAATGCTTCTCCCAAAAGGGGGACCTGAAGATCCACCTGCGGATCCACACGGGGGAGCGGCCGTACGCGTGCACCGAGTGCGGGAAGCGCTTCACCCAGCGCGGGTACCTGAAGATCCACCTGCGGCTGCACACGGGGGAGAAGCCGTTTCCGTGCGCCGAGTGCGGGAAGAGGTTCCCCTCCAAGGGGGATCTCCGAATGCACCAGCGGAAGCACTCGGGGGAGCGGCCCTTCGCCTGCGCCGAGTGCGGGAAGAGCTTCACTCGCAAAGTAGACCTGAGAGTCCACCAGCGGAAGCACACAGGGGAGCGGCCCTTCACCTGCCCCGAGTGCGGGAAGAGCTTCACGTCCAAGGGCTACCTCAAGATCCACCGGGGGCAGCACAGGGGCCGGCGGCCGTTCCCGTGTCTGGAGTGCGGGAAGAGCTTCATCGCCAAGGGCTCGCTCACGGCGCACCAGCGGGTCCACACGGGCGCGACGCCCTTCACCTGCCCCGAGTGCGCCAAGAGCTTCACCACCAAGGGCTACCTCAAGATCCACCGGCGGCTGCACACGGGGGAGACCCCGTACCCCTGCGCCGAGTGCGGGAAGAGCTTCACCACCAAGGGCTACCTGAAGATCCACCAGAAGATCCACGCGGACGGGACGCCCTTCATCTGCAGCGCCTGCGGGAAGAGCTTCGCCACCACGCGCTACCTCAAGATGCACCAGAGGAGCCACGCGGGGGAGACCACGTTCACCTGCACCGAGTGCGGGGAGAGCTTCGCCCAGAAGGGCTATCTTCGCATCCACCAGCGCATGCACACCGGGGAGGGGCTCTTCCCCTGCCccgactgcgggaaaagcttcacgGCCAAGTACCTGCGCATCCACCGGCGCATGCACACCGGGGAGCGGCCCTTCGCCTGCGCCGAGTGCGGGAAACGCTTCACCGCGGAGGGCTCTCTGAAAATCCACCTCAAAATCCACAGCCCGGTGCTGCTGAGCATCTGCGCCGAGTGCGGGAAAAGCTTCTCCTCCCTGCGCTATCTCAAGGTGCACCAGAAAACCCACGCCCGGGAGCCAGCGCCGCTCCCCGGCGCACGTGGGGGAGGCCTCCCGCAGGGGGCGCTGGCGAGGGGCCCCCAGAAAGGCCCCCGAGAAATGATCTCCTTCACCTGCAaggactgcgggaaaagcttctgCCAGAAGTCTAACTTGCTCACGCACCAGAAGAGCCACGCGCGGGAGAGGCCGGGTCCCACGCGcaccccctgccccggccctgcggcCGCTCCGCCGGCCTCCGTGAAGTTGCGCCCCGTGGATCTGGCCCGGGGAGTAGTGAGAGCAGGGAAGGATTGTCTGGagcccgacccctcccccccggtcagGGAGTTCAAGCCCAGTTTCCAGTTTGCACCGCAGGCCTGCCCGCTCCCCCTGGGAGTCCATCTCGGTGCTTCCTGA
- the LOC102460466 gene encoding uncharacterized protein LOC102460466 isoform X3: MKENYELVTSLVDDETVNARMEEKIREEDAEPLLPGKPLSLKLEENVSPSPVKAKTCLTRSRLQTAQRNSSGNTQESPASSTAPQKSQVAERPDALQERERGCLETSLLARARTHKRDRPFPCSECGKCFSQKGDLKIHLRIHTGERPYACTECGKRFTQRGYLKIHLRLHTGEKPFPCAECGKRFPSKGDLRMHQRKHSGERPFACAECGKSFTRKVDLRVHQRKHTGERPFTCPECGKSFTSKGYLKIHRGQHRGRRPFPCLECGKSFIAKGSLTAHQRVHTGATPFTCPECAKSFTTKGYLKIHRRLHTGETPYPCAECGKSFTTKGYLKIHQKIHADGTPFICSACGKSFATTRYLKMHQRSHAGETTFTCTECGESFAQKGYLRIHQRMHTGEGLFPCPDCGKSFTAKYLRIHRRMHTGERPFACAECGKRFTAEGSLKIHLKIHSPVLLSICAECGKSFSSLRYLKVHQKTHAREPAPLPGARGGGLPQGALARGPQKGPREMISFTCKDCGKSFCQKSNLLTHQKSHARERPGPTRTPCPGPAAAPPASVKLRPVDLARGVVRAGKDCLEPDPSPPVREFKPSFQFAPQACPLPLGVHLGAS, translated from the coding sequence TAGATGATGAGACTGTGAATGCCAGAATGGAGGAGAAGATTCGGGAGGAGGATGCTGAGCCCCTGCTTCCAGGCAAGCCCCTTTCCCTGAAACTGGAAGAGAACGTTTCCCCGAGTCCGGTGAAGGCGAAGACCTGCCTGACTCGGAGCAGACTCCAGACCGCGCAGAGAAACTCTTCCGGCAACACACAagagagcccagcaagcagcacGGCTCCGCAGAAGTCCCAGGTGGCGGAGAGACCCGACGCCCTTCAGGAGCGCGAGCGAGGCTGCCTGGAGACCAGTCTCCTGGCTCGGGCGAGGACCCACAAGAGGGACCGGCCGTTTCCCTGCAGCGAGTGCGGGAAATGCTTCTCCCAAAAGGGGGACCTGAAGATCCACCTGCGGATCCACACGGGGGAGCGGCCGTACGCGTGCACCGAGTGCGGGAAGCGCTTCACCCAGCGCGGGTACCTGAAGATCCACCTGCGGCTGCACACGGGGGAGAAGCCGTTTCCGTGCGCCGAGTGCGGGAAGAGGTTCCCCTCCAAGGGGGATCTCCGAATGCACCAGCGGAAGCACTCGGGGGAGCGGCCCTTCGCCTGCGCCGAGTGCGGGAAGAGCTTCACTCGCAAAGTAGACCTGAGAGTCCACCAGCGGAAGCACACAGGGGAGCGGCCCTTCACCTGCCCCGAGTGCGGGAAGAGCTTCACGTCCAAGGGCTACCTCAAGATCCACCGGGGGCAGCACAGGGGCCGGCGGCCGTTCCCGTGTCTGGAGTGCGGGAAGAGCTTCATCGCCAAGGGCTCGCTCACGGCGCACCAGCGGGTCCACACGGGCGCGACGCCCTTCACCTGCCCCGAGTGCGCCAAGAGCTTCACCACCAAGGGCTACCTCAAGATCCACCGGCGGCTGCACACGGGGGAGACCCCGTACCCCTGCGCCGAGTGCGGGAAGAGCTTCACCACCAAGGGCTACCTGAAGATCCACCAGAAGATCCACGCGGACGGGACGCCCTTCATCTGCAGCGCCTGCGGGAAGAGCTTCGCCACCACGCGCTACCTCAAGATGCACCAGAGGAGCCACGCGGGGGAGACCACGTTCACCTGCACCGAGTGCGGGGAGAGCTTCGCCCAGAAGGGCTATCTTCGCATCCACCAGCGCATGCACACCGGGGAGGGGCTCTTCCCCTGCCccgactgcgggaaaagcttcacgGCCAAGTACCTGCGCATCCACCGGCGCATGCACACCGGGGAGCGGCCCTTCGCCTGCGCCGAGTGCGGGAAACGCTTCACCGCGGAGGGCTCTCTGAAAATCCACCTCAAAATCCACAGCCCGGTGCTGCTGAGCATCTGCGCCGAGTGCGGGAAAAGCTTCTCCTCCCTGCGCTATCTCAAGGTGCACCAGAAAACCCACGCCCGGGAGCCAGCGCCGCTCCCCGGCGCACGTGGGGGAGGCCTCCCGCAGGGGGCGCTGGCGAGGGGCCCCCAGAAAGGCCCCCGAGAAATGATCTCCTTCACCTGCAaggactgcgggaaaagcttctgCCAGAAGTCTAACTTGCTCACGCACCAGAAGAGCCACGCGCGGGAGAGGCCGGGTCCCACGCGcaccccctgccccggccctgcggcCGCTCCGCCGGCCTCCGTGAAGTTGCGCCCCGTGGATCTGGCCCGGGGAGTAGTGAGAGCAGGGAAGGATTGTCTGGagcccgacccctcccccccggtcagGGAGTTCAAGCCCAGTTTCCAGTTTGCACCGCAGGCCTGCCCGCTCCCCCTGGGAGTCCATCTCGGTGCTTCCTGA
- the LOC102460466 gene encoding uncharacterized protein LOC102460466 isoform X1, protein MAQAPVTFEDVAVYFSPEEWKELADWQKELYWAVMKENYELVTSLVDDETVNARMEEKIREEDAEPLLPGKPLSLKLEENVSPSPVKAKTCLTRSRLQTAQRNSSGNTQESPASSTAPQKSQVAERPDALQERERGCLETSLLARARTHKRDRPFPCSECGKCFSQKGDLKIHLRIHTGERPYACTECGKRFTQRGYLKIHLRLHTGEKPFPCAECGKRFPSKGDLRMHQRKHSGERPFACAECGKSFTRKVDLRVHQRKHTGERPFTCPECGKSFTSKGYLKIHRGQHRGRRPFPCLECGKSFIAKGSLTAHQRVHTGATPFTCPECAKSFTTKGYLKIHRRLHTGETPYPCAECGKSFTTKGYLKIHQKIHADGTPFICSACGKSFATTRYLKMHQRSHAGETTFTCTECGESFAQKGYLRIHQRMHTGEGLFPCPDCGKSFTAKYLRIHRRMHTGERPFACAECGKRFTAEGSLKIHLKIHSPVLLSICAECGKSFSSLRYLKVHQKTHAREPAPLPGARGGGLPQGALARGPQKGPREMISFTCKDCGKSFCQKSNLLTHQKSHARERPGPTRTPCPGPAAAPPASVKLRPVDLARGVVRAGKDCLEPDPSPPVREFKPSFQFAPQACPLPLGVHLGAS, encoded by the coding sequence TAGATGATGAGACTGTGAATGCCAGAATGGAGGAGAAGATTCGGGAGGAGGATGCTGAGCCCCTGCTTCCAGGCAAGCCCCTTTCCCTGAAACTGGAAGAGAACGTTTCCCCGAGTCCGGTGAAGGCGAAGACCTGCCTGACTCGGAGCAGACTCCAGACCGCGCAGAGAAACTCTTCCGGCAACACACAagagagcccagcaagcagcacGGCTCCGCAGAAGTCCCAGGTGGCGGAGAGACCCGACGCCCTTCAGGAGCGCGAGCGAGGCTGCCTGGAGACCAGTCTCCTGGCTCGGGCGAGGACCCACAAGAGGGACCGGCCGTTTCCCTGCAGCGAGTGCGGGAAATGCTTCTCCCAAAAGGGGGACCTGAAGATCCACCTGCGGATCCACACGGGGGAGCGGCCGTACGCGTGCACCGAGTGCGGGAAGCGCTTCACCCAGCGCGGGTACCTGAAGATCCACCTGCGGCTGCACACGGGGGAGAAGCCGTTTCCGTGCGCCGAGTGCGGGAAGAGGTTCCCCTCCAAGGGGGATCTCCGAATGCACCAGCGGAAGCACTCGGGGGAGCGGCCCTTCGCCTGCGCCGAGTGCGGGAAGAGCTTCACTCGCAAAGTAGACCTGAGAGTCCACCAGCGGAAGCACACAGGGGAGCGGCCCTTCACCTGCCCCGAGTGCGGGAAGAGCTTCACGTCCAAGGGCTACCTCAAGATCCACCGGGGGCAGCACAGGGGCCGGCGGCCGTTCCCGTGTCTGGAGTGCGGGAAGAGCTTCATCGCCAAGGGCTCGCTCACGGCGCACCAGCGGGTCCACACGGGCGCGACGCCCTTCACCTGCCCCGAGTGCGCCAAGAGCTTCACCACCAAGGGCTACCTCAAGATCCACCGGCGGCTGCACACGGGGGAGACCCCGTACCCCTGCGCCGAGTGCGGGAAGAGCTTCACCACCAAGGGCTACCTGAAGATCCACCAGAAGATCCACGCGGACGGGACGCCCTTCATCTGCAGCGCCTGCGGGAAGAGCTTCGCCACCACGCGCTACCTCAAGATGCACCAGAGGAGCCACGCGGGGGAGACCACGTTCACCTGCACCGAGTGCGGGGAGAGCTTCGCCCAGAAGGGCTATCTTCGCATCCACCAGCGCATGCACACCGGGGAGGGGCTCTTCCCCTGCCccgactgcgggaaaagcttcacgGCCAAGTACCTGCGCATCCACCGGCGCATGCACACCGGGGAGCGGCCCTTCGCCTGCGCCGAGTGCGGGAAACGCTTCACCGCGGAGGGCTCTCTGAAAATCCACCTCAAAATCCACAGCCCGGTGCTGCTGAGCATCTGCGCCGAGTGCGGGAAAAGCTTCTCCTCCCTGCGCTATCTCAAGGTGCACCAGAAAACCCACGCCCGGGAGCCAGCGCCGCTCCCCGGCGCACGTGGGGGAGGCCTCCCGCAGGGGGCGCTGGCGAGGGGCCCCCAGAAAGGCCCCCGAGAAATGATCTCCTTCACCTGCAaggactgcgggaaaagcttctgCCAGAAGTCTAACTTGCTCACGCACCAGAAGAGCCACGCGCGGGAGAGGCCGGGTCCCACGCGcaccccctgccccggccctgcggcCGCTCCGCCGGCCTCCGTGAAGTTGCGCCCCGTGGATCTGGCCCGGGGAGTAGTGAGAGCAGGGAAGGATTGTCTGGagcccgacccctcccccccggtcagGGAGTTCAAGCCCAGTTTCCAGTTTGCACCGCAGGCCTGCCCGCTCCCCCTGGGAGTCCATCTCGGTGCTTCCTGA